From a single Desulfoplanes formicivorans genomic region:
- a CDS encoding four helix bundle suffix domain-containing protein — protein MSELIPKHGGYRKLKSFQVAQLVYDVTVRFCNRYIDRRSRTHDQMVQAARSGVQNIAEGSQASATSKKMELKLTQVARASLEELKLDYEDFLRQRGLAQWERDNPLRQALIDQRCRTADEVAAWVVKVVKKSGQCGQDGRCGQIRKPSTASMASTLSTRIYPELSANAALTLLTVACSLLDRQVERLAQDFETQGGFTERLYRVRSAKRRRQGQ, from the coding sequence ATGTCTGAGCTGATTCCCAAACATGGCGGGTACCGCAAACTGAAGAGCTTCCAGGTGGCGCAGCTTGTCTATGACGTGACGGTGCGGTTCTGCAACCGGTACATCGACCGCCGCAGCCGCACCCATGACCAGATGGTACAGGCGGCGCGCAGCGGGGTGCAGAACATCGCCGAAGGGTCGCAGGCGTCGGCCACCTCAAAAAAGATGGAACTTAAGCTCACCCAGGTGGCACGCGCCAGTTTGGAGGAATTGAAGCTCGACTATGAGGATTTTCTGCGCCAGCGGGGGCTGGCGCAGTGGGAGAGGGATAATCCGCTGCGGCAGGCGTTGATCGATCAACGTTGCCGAACCGCCGACGAGGTGGCGGCATGGGTGGTGAAAGTGGTGAAGAAAAGTGGCCAATGTGGACAGGATGGGCGGTGTGGACAAATCCGGAAGCCGTCCACCGCGTCCATGGCGTCCACGCTGTCCACCAGAATCTACCCCGAACTTTCCGCCAACGCCGCCCTGACCCTGCTGACGGTGGCCTGCTCACTGCTTGATCGCCAGGTCGAGCGGTTGGCTCAGGACTTTGAAACCCAAGGCGGATTTACCGAGCGTCTGTACCGGGTGCGCTCGGCCAAGCGGAGGAGGCAGGGGCAATGA
- a CDS encoding Fic family protein yields MKRELQGKYVTISTVGEKAQAFVPAPLPPYPPINWSPELRSKFDQALLALGRLDSVSTLLPDTSLFLYMYVRKEAVLSSMIEGTQSSLSDLLLFELDQKPGVPLNDVREVSNYVAALDHGLRLLEEGLPLSLRLFRDIHGVLLTKGRGSNQTPGELRRSQNWIGGTRPGNAAFVPPPPEDVLECMSKLELFLHDQPEPTPVLLKAALAHVQFETIHPFLDGNGRLGRLLITLLLCEQKVLREPMLYLSLYFKTHRQYYYELLNNVRMTGDWEAWLDFFAEAVIVTATQAVETAQQLLDLSNQDRDKISGLGRAAASTLQVHRALMEHPIATSGSLVEKTGITPATVNKALGHLEQLGIVKELTAQKRNRLFSYVDYIEIMSRGTELPGR; encoded by the coding sequence ATGAAGCGAGAACTCCAAGGCAAATACGTGACCATATCGACGGTGGGTGAGAAGGCCCAGGCCTTCGTTCCCGCGCCGTTGCCGCCATATCCACCCATCAACTGGTCGCCGGAGCTGCGCAGCAAGTTCGACCAGGCGCTGCTGGCGCTCGGGCGTCTGGACAGTGTCTCGACCTTGCTGCCGGACACCTCGCTGTTCCTCTACATGTACGTCCGCAAGGAAGCGGTGCTCTCCTCCATGATCGAGGGGACGCAATCGTCGCTTTCCGACCTGCTGCTGTTCGAGCTGGATCAGAAACCCGGCGTGCCACTGAACGACGTGCGGGAGGTCAGCAACTATGTTGCGGCCCTCGACCATGGTCTGCGCCTGCTGGAGGAAGGTCTGCCGCTGTCGCTACGCTTGTTCCGTGACATCCACGGTGTGCTGCTGACCAAGGGCCGGGGAAGCAATCAAACCCCTGGCGAATTGAGGCGCAGCCAGAACTGGATCGGCGGCACCCGGCCGGGCAACGCGGCCTTTGTTCCGCCTCCGCCCGAAGATGTACTGGAGTGCATGAGCAAGCTGGAGCTCTTCCTCCATGACCAACCGGAGCCGACCCCGGTGCTGCTCAAGGCGGCGCTGGCCCATGTGCAGTTCGAGACGATCCACCCATTTCTGGACGGTAACGGCCGTCTCGGTCGACTGTTGATCACGTTACTCCTATGCGAGCAGAAGGTGCTGCGGGAGCCGATGCTCTACCTCAGCCTCTATTTCAAGACGCACCGCCAGTATTACTACGAACTGCTCAACAACGTACGGATGACCGGCGATTGGGAGGCTTGGCTCGACTTCTTCGCCGAGGCCGTGATCGTCACCGCCACCCAGGCGGTGGAAACGGCGCAGCAGCTTCTCGACCTGTCGAACCAGGACCGTGACAAGATCAGTGGTCTGGGACGGGCTGCGGCATCCACCCTGCAGGTTCACCGGGCGCTTATGGAGCATCCCATCGCCACCTCGGGCTCGTTGGTGGAGAAGACCGGCATCACCCCGGCCACGGTCAACAAGGCACTCGGCCACTTGGAACAGCTTGGCATCGTCAAGGAGCTGACCGCCCAGAAGCGTAACCGCCTGTTCAGTTATGTCGACTATATCGAGATCATGAGTCGCGGTACGGAACTGCCGGGTAGGTAG
- a CDS encoding Eco57I restriction-modification methylase domain-containing protein: MDTSQAKELIRNLFTNPFGRQRYEHFLRNLLNRFEPRSRHYTGNYIPDAFKPHVNQYWRIGKYVDPDGEPLDLLVVEVKTLAKLERARSALRNFAVNRLKQFEKEASLIAFYARDDEGADWRFSFVKIEHEAYKDDKGKVRLKQELTPARRYSYLVGVHENSHTAARQLLPILTMDYADPRIDQIEAAFSVEKVSDEFFEQYKQLFLKLASHLKNQNFFQCKTEPETDQAVSRFAKKLLGQIVFLYFLQKKGWLGVPKEKNWGEGSRRFLRERFDQIVQSSGSYFHDFLQYLFYEALALERQGKNPNYYSRFDCKIPFLNGGLFEAEYDWQNESIDLPNNLFHNNEKNKAGDTGTGILDVFDRYNFTIKEDEPLEKEVAIDPEMLGKVFENMLEITERKSKGAFYTPRQIVHYMCQESLIHYLDSRLNSYPTSYQKIDSPLTSPFGNEGRKNQLKRTAEHQDIKVPKEDIETLIRKGHLALENDTRVLNRGKETREYKFQLPEAVRKYAKEIDQALAEIKVCDPAIGSGAFPVGLLHEIVAARMALAPHSDNTRSAYELKRHAIRESIYGVDIDPSAIDIARLRLWLSMIVDEERYDTIEPLPNLDYKIVCGDSLLGIEVDLCNRLLFNELEKKKKDYFNATNRNDKKRLHEEIETLITRITNGRKNFDFKVFFSEIWHEKGGFDVVIGNPPYVQIQKFSGQQIQKDWEKQKYQTFAKTGDIYGLFYEKGHSILCDKGVLAFITSNKWMRAAYGKKLRKFFSTETQPITLIDFSSFQVFETATVDTNVLLFEKRKRTKPVRACLISPAFTRGTPLDTFVAKHSIELDNLSGESWVISDKRHYEIKKRIELVGTPLREWNIAINYGIKTGFNQAFIIDGKKKDELIAADPKSAEIIKPILRGRDIKRYRVDFANLWLIATFPALNLNIDDYQAVRDYLKSFGRKLHQTGEVISRDEKGNVVKSRKKTGNKWFETQDQIAYYGEFAKEKIVWGNLALSSQFALAPAGMHINAPSPLIAGGDRFLLAILNSTVGDYYIRSLGVTRNGGYFEYKPMFVENLPVPKLDTPRKKPFEILADYALITTKKDQKLQSAFFEQLIDGLVYELYFPEEMRAAGKEIPSRMGELAPINDNMSDEEKLTIIQREFNRLYDPTHPVRNAIETLDSVEVVRTIREAIKK; the protein is encoded by the coding sequence ATGGACACCAGCCAGGCAAAAGAACTGATCCGCAATCTGTTTACAAACCCCTTCGGCCGGCAGCGCTATGAACACTTTTTACGCAACCTGCTCAACCGTTTTGAACCGCGCAGCCGCCACTACACCGGCAACTACATCCCCGACGCCTTCAAGCCACATGTGAACCAATATTGGCGCATCGGAAAATATGTGGACCCGGACGGCGAGCCGCTGGATCTGCTGGTGGTCGAAGTCAAAACCCTGGCCAAGCTGGAGCGGGCTCGCTCTGCCCTACGCAACTTTGCCGTCAACCGGCTCAAGCAGTTTGAAAAGGAGGCGTCGCTGATCGCTTTTTATGCCAGGGACGACGAAGGCGCGGACTGGCGTTTTTCTTTTGTCAAGATCGAGCACGAAGCCTACAAGGACGATAAAGGCAAGGTCCGGCTCAAACAAGAGCTGACCCCGGCGCGCCGTTATTCTTATCTGGTCGGCGTGCATGAAAACAGCCACACCGCAGCCCGGCAACTGCTACCCATTTTAACCATGGATTACGCTGATCCACGCATCGACCAGATCGAGGCGGCCTTTTCCGTAGAAAAAGTCTCGGACGAGTTTTTCGAGCAGTACAAGCAGTTGTTTCTCAAGCTGGCCAGTCATCTTAAAAACCAGAATTTTTTTCAGTGCAAAACCGAACCAGAGACCGATCAGGCTGTCAGCCGCTTTGCCAAAAAACTCCTCGGCCAGATCGTGTTTCTTTATTTTCTGCAAAAAAAAGGCTGGCTTGGCGTGCCCAAAGAAAAAAATTGGGGCGAGGGTTCCAGGCGATTCCTACGTGAACGCTTCGACCAGATTGTGCAAAGCAGCGGCAGTTATTTTCATGACTTTCTGCAATACCTTTTCTACGAGGCCTTGGCCCTGGAACGTCAAGGAAAAAACCCGAACTACTATTCCCGCTTCGACTGTAAAATCCCCTTTCTAAACGGTGGCCTGTTCGAGGCCGAATACGACTGGCAAAATGAGTCCATCGATCTGCCCAACAACCTGTTCCACAACAACGAAAAAAACAAGGCGGGCGATACCGGCACCGGCATCCTCGATGTTTTTGATCGTTACAACTTTACCATCAAAGAAGACGAGCCTCTGGAAAAAGAAGTGGCCATCGACCCGGAAATGCTCGGCAAGGTGTTCGAGAACATGCTGGAGATCACCGAACGCAAATCCAAGGGCGCCTTCTACACCCCCAGGCAGATAGTCCACTACATGTGTCAGGAAAGCCTGATCCACTACCTGGACAGCAGGCTGAACAGCTACCCTACGAGCTACCAAAAGATCGATTCTCCCCTGACCAGCCCATTCGGCAACGAAGGCCGCAAGAACCAACTCAAACGAACCGCCGAGCATCAGGACATAAAAGTTCCAAAAGAGGATATCGAAACCCTGATCCGCAAAGGACACCTGGCCCTGGAAAACGATACCCGGGTGCTCAACAGAGGCAAGGAAACCAGGGAATACAAATTCCAGTTACCTGAGGCAGTGCGGAAATACGCTAAGGAGATCGACCAGGCATTGGCCGAGATCAAGGTCTGTGATCCAGCCATCGGCTCCGGCGCCTTCCCCGTGGGGCTGCTGCACGAAATCGTGGCTGCCCGGATGGCTCTAGCCCCGCATTCCGACAACACCAGGAGCGCCTACGAACTCAAGCGTCACGCCATTCGGGAATCTATCTACGGCGTGGACATCGACCCTTCGGCCATCGACATCGCCCGGTTGCGCCTGTGGCTTTCCATGATCGTGGACGAGGAACGTTACGACACCATCGAGCCCCTGCCCAACCTCGATTACAAGATCGTGTGCGGGGATTCGTTGCTTGGCATAGAGGTTGATCTGTGCAACCGCCTGCTCTTCAATGAACTTGAAAAGAAAAAAAAGGATTACTTCAACGCTACCAATCGGAATGATAAGAAACGATTACACGAAGAGATCGAAACGCTCATAACCCGGATAACCAACGGCAGGAAAAATTTTGATTTCAAGGTCTTTTTTTCCGAGATCTGGCACGAAAAGGGCGGTTTTGACGTGGTGATCGGCAACCCGCCCTATGTGCAGATCCAGAAATTTTCAGGACAACAGATTCAAAAGGATTGGGAAAAACAGAAATATCAAACTTTTGCCAAGACCGGCGACATCTACGGTCTGTTCTACGAGAAGGGGCACAGCATTCTGTGTGACAAAGGTGTTCTAGCCTTCATCACCTCCAACAAGTGGATGCGGGCAGCCTACGGCAAGAAGTTGCGAAAATTTTTCAGCACGGAAACACAGCCGATCACCTTGATCGATTTTTCCAGCTTCCAAGTCTTTGAGACCGCTACTGTGGATACCAACGTCCTGCTCTTTGAAAAACGCAAACGGACCAAACCGGTTCGCGCCTGCCTGATCAGCCCGGCCTTCACCCGGGGAACACCGCTGGATACCTTTGTGGCAAAGCACAGCATCGAGCTGGACAATCTTTCCGGCGAGAGCTGGGTGATCAGCGACAAGCGCCATTACGAAATCAAAAAACGCATCGAGCTGGTCGGCACCCCGCTCAGGGAGTGGAACATCGCCATCAATTACGGTATTAAAACCGGCTTCAACCAGGCATTCATCATCGACGGCAAAAAAAAGGACGAGCTTATCGCCGCCGACCCCAAATCCGCCGAGATCATCAAACCCATCCTGCGCGGGCGCGACATCAAGCGCTACCGGGTGGATTTTGCGAATTTGTGGCTGATTGCCACCTTTCCCGCTTTGAATCTGAATATCGACGATTATCAGGCCGTGAGGGATTACCTGAAATCATTCGGTCGCAAACTGCATCAGACCGGCGAGGTCATCAGCAGGGACGAGAAAGGCAATGTCGTCAAAAGTCGTAAAAAAACAGGAAACAAGTGGTTCGAGACCCAAGACCAGATCGCCTATTATGGTGAGTTTGCGAAGGAGAAAATTGTCTGGGGAAATCTTGCCCTCAGCAGTCAATTCGCCTTGGCCCCAGCAGGCATGCATATCAACGCACCAAGCCCCCTCATTGCCGGTGGTGATCGCTTTCTGCTTGCAATTCTCAACTCGACAGTTGGAGATTATTACATTCGTTCCTTAGGCGTTACCCGGAATGGGGGCTATTTTGAGTACAAACCCATGTTCGTTGAAAATCTACCGGTTCCGAAATTAGACACCCCCCGAAAAAAACCATTTGAGATATTGGCCGACTACGCTCTCATCACAACGAAAAAAGACCAGAAACTCCAATCCGCCTTTTTCGAACAACTCATCGACGGTCTGGTCTATGAACTTTACTTCCCCGAAGAGATGCGGGCCGCGGGGAAAGAGATCCCCTCCCGAATGGGCGAACTTGCCCCCATCAACGACAACATGAGCGATGAAGAAAAACTCACCATCATCCAGCGCGAGTTTAACCGTCTGTACGATCCGACCCATCCGGTACGAAACGCCATAGAAACTCTGGACAGCGTCGAGGTGGTGCGAACCATCCGGGAAGCGATTAAAAAATAG
- a CDS encoding helicase-related protein yields MSSNKTDLTFFTNDANQTLLDRFKATLADTRLFDILVGYFHASGFYQLYDSIEPLDKTRILVGLGVDTEVYRALYPDDGQMKIDLESHANTKKRFQDELVHQIENAPDSDKQLEVGLKKFIEFLQVDCPFAEKDKQQGGNGKKLEIRAFPSRNIHAKVYIGRFAPEDRDYGFAITGSSNFSYSGLIANREFNVELRQRRDVEFALSQFEDLWRQSVDISQEFVHTIQHRTWLNDTITPYQLYLKLVYEYLQEDINLQEDMEIFLPEGFMSLQYQKQAVQQAIKKLNEYNGVFLADVVGLGKTFIVAQMLQQLKGRILVICPPVLKNYWEESLHDFRVPARVESLGKLEKVIRFGLDRFDYVVVDEAHRFRNEATRSYADLLDICRGKKVILVTATPLNNTIDDIYAQLKLFQAPKNSTIPGIPNLERFFASLRRRFKGLDRTDPAYKQTIKTVSREIRERILKHVMVRRTRADVVTYFKKDIESQDLLFPEIQDPRRIIYSFEGELETTFSRTISELQKFRYARYIPLLYYCGSKRLSAFERQQQRNVGGFMKGILIKRLESSFYAFRKSIRRFIKSYERFITMYDGGTVYISKNIDVYDLLDKDDVDLLEKYVEQEKAARYASEDFRNEFRDDLDYDLALLRRIEDFWKDVDQDPKLDALNTQLKEDPTLQNRLIVFTESKETGDYLFEQINRQYPGQVMFFCSQGGRAGAPPTTHVPTIARDRIKAAFDPNQRKNDNSLRILISTDVLSEGINLHRANVLVNYDLPWNPTRVLQRAGRINRLGTKHTDIYIYNFFPTTQADAHLGLEANITNKIQMFHDILGEDARYLSDGEEIGSQELFDTLNRKTAYTGEEVEGDSELKYLEMMRKLRDEQPDLFEKIKRLPKKARSGRRANDLATDHLVTFFRIGPLKKFYCAQGGQGREITFFEAADMLKCAPDTPRLPVPNRYYEWLETNKQQFTQDTMQEQGPSRAAGGRSNMAYIEKRLKNKTFRNYPKFTDTDEEFVESVRQMIAQGLMAKKTAQSIKKELEKTLDPLEMLAILRKHIRTVENTAGRSTRRTQARREVILSGYLIAGGDA; encoded by the coding sequence ATGAGCAGCAACAAGACTGATCTGACTTTTTTCACCAACGATGCCAACCAAACGCTGCTGGACCGTTTCAAAGCGACACTGGCTGACACGCGACTGTTCGATATCCTCGTCGGGTATTTTCATGCCAGTGGATTTTATCAGCTTTATGATTCAATCGAACCACTCGATAAGACCCGTATTCTTGTCGGTTTGGGAGTTGATACGGAAGTGTACCGCGCCCTTTATCCGGATGACGGACAAATGAAAATCGACTTAGAATCCCACGCCAACACCAAAAAACGGTTTCAGGATGAACTGGTTCACCAAATCGAGAATGCCCCGGACTCCGACAAACAGCTTGAAGTCGGTCTGAAAAAGTTCATTGAGTTTTTGCAGGTAGATTGCCCATTTGCCGAAAAGGATAAACAGCAGGGGGGGAATGGAAAAAAGCTGGAAATTCGAGCATTTCCGTCACGAAACATCCATGCCAAGGTCTATATCGGCCGGTTTGCGCCTGAGGACCGTGATTACGGGTTTGCCATCACCGGTTCAAGTAATTTTTCCTATTCCGGACTAATCGCCAATCGGGAATTCAATGTCGAACTGCGTCAACGCCGGGATGTGGAATTCGCGCTTTCCCAGTTTGAGGATCTCTGGCGTCAATCCGTAGATATCTCGCAGGAGTTTGTCCATACCATACAGCACAGAACCTGGCTCAACGACACGATCACCCCTTACCAGCTCTATCTCAAGCTGGTTTACGAGTACTTACAGGAGGATATAAACCTGCAAGAAGATATGGAAATCTTTTTGCCCGAAGGGTTCATGTCCCTGCAGTATCAGAAGCAGGCGGTGCAACAGGCGATCAAGAAGCTCAACGAGTACAACGGTGTCTTTCTGGCAGATGTCGTGGGCCTTGGTAAAACCTTCATCGTTGCGCAAATGCTCCAACAGCTCAAAGGGCGGATTCTGGTGATCTGCCCTCCGGTCCTCAAAAATTACTGGGAGGAAAGCCTGCACGATTTTCGGGTACCAGCGCGGGTCGAGTCCCTGGGAAAATTAGAAAAAGTAATTCGGTTTGGTCTTGACCGTTTCGACTACGTGGTAGTCGATGAGGCCCACCGTTTTCGCAACGAGGCGACCCGTTCCTATGCCGATCTGCTTGATATCTGCCGCGGCAAGAAGGTCATCCTGGTAACAGCCACGCCGCTCAACAACACCATCGACGATATTTACGCCCAGCTCAAGCTGTTCCAGGCACCGAAGAATTCGACTATCCCCGGCATCCCCAACTTGGAACGCTTTTTTGCTTCTCTTCGCCGCCGTTTCAAAGGGCTGGACCGTACCGATCCGGCCTACAAGCAGACAATCAAAACGGTCTCTCGTGAAATCCGCGAACGCATTCTCAAACATGTCATGGTTCGCCGCACCCGCGCCGATGTTGTCACCTATTTCAAAAAGGATATCGAGAGCCAGGACCTTTTGTTCCCGGAAATTCAGGATCCTCGGCGAATCATATATTCATTCGAAGGCGAATTGGAAACAACCTTCAGCCGAACCATCAGCGAGCTTCAAAAATTTCGTTATGCGCGGTATATTCCACTGCTCTATTACTGCGGTAGCAAACGACTTTCCGCATTCGAGCGGCAACAGCAGCGCAATGTGGGCGGTTTCATGAAGGGAATCCTGATCAAGCGCCTGGAAAGCAGTTTTTATGCCTTTAGAAAAAGTATCCGCCGGTTTATCAAATCCTACGAGCGGTTTATCACCATGTATGATGGTGGTACGGTGTACATCAGCAAAAATATCGATGTGTATGACCTGCTGGACAAAGACGATGTTGACCTTCTTGAAAAGTACGTTGAACAGGAAAAAGCCGCAAGGTACGCCTCTGAGGACTTCCGTAACGAATTCAGGGATGATCTCGATTATGATCTAGCATTGTTGCGACGAATCGAAGATTTCTGGAAAGATGTCGATCAGGACCCCAAATTGGACGCTCTTAACACTCAACTAAAAGAAGACCCAACGCTGCAAAATCGCTTGATTGTCTTCACCGAGTCCAAAGAAACCGGTGATTACTTGTTCGAGCAGATCAACCGGCAATATCCCGGCCAAGTCATGTTCTTTTGCAGCCAAGGGGGCAGGGCAGGCGCTCCGCCCACAACTCACGTCCCCACCATTGCACGAGATCGGATCAAGGCCGCCTTCGATCCCAACCAACGGAAGAATGACAACAGCTTACGTATCCTGATCTCCACCGACGTCCTTTCAGAAGGGATCAACCTGCACCGGGCCAATGTGCTGGTCAACTACGACCTACCCTGGAACCCCACTCGCGTGCTCCAACGCGCCGGGCGCATCAACCGTCTCGGTACAAAACATACCGACATTTATATTTACAACTTTTTCCCCACTACCCAAGCCGACGCCCACTTGGGCCTTGAAGCCAACATCACCAACAAGATCCAGATGTTTCACGACATTCTGGGCGAAGATGCCCGGTATCTTTCCGACGGCGAGGAAATCGGCAGCCAGGAACTGTTTGACACCCTGAATCGCAAAACGGCGTACACCGGCGAAGAGGTCGAAGGGGATTCTGAATTGAAGTACCTGGAAATGATGCGTAAACTACGAGATGAACAGCCGGATCTGTTCGAAAAGATCAAGCGCTTGCCCAAAAAAGCGCGTTCCGGGCGCCGGGCAAACGACCTTGCAACGGATCATCTGGTCACCTTCTTCCGTATCGGACCCTTGAAAAAATTCTATTGTGCCCAAGGAGGCCAAGGCCGCGAAATCACCTTCTTTGAAGCAGCTGACATGCTCAAATGCGCACCAGATACGCCTCGCCTACCGGTTCCCAACCGATATTACGAATGGCTGGAAACCAACAAGCAACAGTTTACGCAAGATACGATGCAGGAACAGGGGCCTTCCCGCGCGGCCGGCGGTCGCTCCAATATGGCGTATATCGAAAAACGGCTCAAAAACAAAACGTTCCGCAACTACCCAAAGTTCACCGACACGGACGAGGAATTTGTCGAGTCGGTGCGACAAATGATTGCTCAGGGTCTCATGGCCAAAAAGACCGCTCAATCCATCAAAAAAGAATTGGAAAAGACTTTAGATCCTCTCGAAATGCTTGCCATTCTTCGCAAGCATATCCGTACTGTTGAAAACACCGCAGGTCGGTCAACCCGCCGGACTCAGGCGCGGCGCGAAGTGATTCTTTCCGGCTACCTGATCGCAGGAGGAGACGCATAA
- a CDS encoding AAA family ATPase, producing the protein MKIHTIEVTNYKAFLGTHRIDVGGKNLFIYGENGSGKSSLYYALKDFFQSSMEDIDLAQLENLFVPSDKSGKTAVKVTFKPNNLGQKRKKTYRFDCSTNDTRAAGDTSIRDGNRLKSFLTYKHLLAIHHLKKDDEINLFNLLVKGVLKHFKYSLTAGKELGALWDDVEEAVVRSTGKEYPINKKRSDVNAAIKTFNEAFGELFHPDSPEYILKHARPFLDYFGHNVELVLRFAQVRPTNDYQGLEGNQVRVELSYAGKRIEKPHLFLNEARLSAIAISIYLGMIKRHVQGIPCKVLFLDDIFIGLDIANRLPLLKILEKEFPEYQIFITTYDKPWFEYAKSFLEGKSEWKTMEFYVSSSYEGFEVPVIFDNQNLLTKAKKHLGQNDYKAAAVYVRAAFEKIIRQYCEKKKKAVVFKSKLNKYTTEDFWNVMKEDIDPDLKAKIETYRSLVLNPFCHYNTERYEIRTELEKTIQMVAKLKDELK; encoded by the coding sequence ATGAAAATTCATACCATCGAAGTCACCAACTACAAAGCCTTTCTTGGCACCCACAGAATCGACGTGGGGGGAAAGAATCTCTTTATCTATGGAGAAAACGGCAGCGGCAAAAGTTCACTTTACTACGCCCTGAAAGATTTTTTTCAATCGTCCATGGAGGACATTGACCTCGCTCAACTGGAAAACCTGTTTGTCCCATCAGACAAAAGCGGTAAGACTGCCGTCAAGGTTACTTTCAAACCGAACAACCTGGGGCAGAAGCGGAAGAAAACCTATCGCTTTGATTGCTCTACAAACGATACTCGCGCCGCAGGCGACACCAGCATTCGGGATGGCAACCGGCTTAAAAGCTTCCTTACTTACAAACATCTGCTGGCCATTCACCACCTGAAAAAAGACGACGAGATCAACCTGTTCAATCTTCTGGTCAAGGGAGTGCTCAAACATTTCAAATACTCGCTCACTGCAGGCAAGGAACTGGGCGCACTTTGGGACGATGTCGAGGAGGCTGTTGTCCGCAGCACTGGCAAGGAGTACCCAATCAACAAGAAAAGATCAGACGTGAATGCGGCCATCAAAACGTTCAACGAGGCCTTTGGTGAACTGTTTCATCCGGACAGCCCAGAATATATTCTCAAACACGCGCGGCCCTTTCTCGATTATTTCGGCCACAACGTCGAGTTGGTGCTTCGCTTTGCCCAGGTACGGCCCACTAACGATTACCAAGGGTTAGAAGGTAACCAGGTACGGGTTGAGCTCAGTTATGCCGGCAAGCGTATTGAAAAACCCCACTTATTTTTGAACGAGGCGCGGCTGTCGGCCATTGCCATTTCCATTTACCTGGGCATGATCAAGCGCCATGTCCAAGGTATCCCCTGCAAAGTACTCTTTTTGGATGACATTTTCATTGGGCTTGATATTGCTAATCGTCTGCCTTTACTAAAAATTTTGGAAAAGGAATTTCCGGAATACCAGATTTTTATCACCACCTATGACAAACCTTGGTTCGAATACGCCAAAAGCTTCCTCGAGGGAAAATCCGAATGGAAAACCATGGAGTTTTATGTTTCGAGCAGTTATGAGGGATTTGAAGTTCCGGTGATTTTCGACAACCAGAATCTGCTCACCAAGGCGAAAAAACACTTGGGACAAAACGACTACAAAGCGGCTGCAGTGTATGTTCGAGCCGCCTTTGAAAAAATCATCAGGCAGTACTGCGAAAAGAAAAAAAAGGCCGTGGTGTTCAAATCTAAGCTCAATAAGTACACAACAGAAGATTTTTGGAATGTAATGAAAGAGGACATAGATCCTGATTTGAAAGCAAAAATAGAAACCTATCGATCCCTGGTGTTGAACCCTTTCTGTCATTACAATACTGAGCGCTACGAAATCCGTACAGAACTTGAAAAAACCATACAGATGGTTGCGAAACTGAAAGATGAACTGAAATGA
- a CDS encoding helix-turn-helix domain-containing protein encodes MWIESDKTCLELIKKGRRQQGISQENRGYKLGMSFPTINRWENAKTRLVKLARTQSDRFCSKMIRQEKL; translated from the coding sequence TTGTGGATCGAAAGCGACAAAACATGCCTGGAACTGATCAAAAAAGGCCGCAGACAACAGGGAATCAGCCAGGAAAACCGGGGCTACAAGCTGGGGATGAGCTTCCCCACCATCAACCGCTGGGAAAACGCTAAAACAAGGCTGGTTAAGCTGGCCAGAACGCAGTCTGATCGTTTCTGCAGCAAGATGATCCGGCAGGAGAAATTATAA